Genomic DNA from uncultured Desulfuromusa sp.:
AATCATTTATAGCGTAGGCTGATGCAGCGACCTGCAATTGTCCACTCAGGTTTTTGATTTTTAAGGACGCTTTTGAACGTTCCCAGATGCCGATCAACCAGAGACTGGTAAAACCATAGCTGGTGAGTTGATCCAGTTCTTCATCCGGGATTTGATCCAGCCGATGAATCGGGCGCTGATATTTACGCGAAAGTTGTTCCAGCCAGACATAGGTTGATTTCGCCAGTAACACCGTCCGTGGCATCCAGTCATGGTCAATGGTGAAATCGGCATATTCTTCATCCATAAATGCTGCTGGGTTCAGCGGTGTTGTTTCCGGTTCCCCCGGAAATCCGGGTTGGAAACCTTCCTGCTCATAGTGTTTAAAAGCAGTGGAAATCCGGTCCAGCAAAGTTTTCGGCAGGATGTCTGCCCAGGTCCGGCGTAAAATGGTTAATTGTTGTTGCAGAGTTTTTCCTTGGCGGATTGAGTCCAAAAGGCGTGCCAGTAATGTCTGTGGTTGCGCCCTGAAGTCATCTTCCGTTTGCGGCATCTCCCGGTCGATGAATTCCAGTTGACGACGATAATGACAGATATCGTTTAATCGTTGTTCTTCCGCAGCGAATAATTCACGTGCGGGTTGCAATGCTGGATTTTGATTCTGGACATACAGAAGAACCAGTTCCAAAAATAATTCTTTGGTCTGCTTTGTATTCTCCAACAAAGAAATCAGATCCGCAGAATCAATGTGTTTTAACTCAACCTCGGGGACGGGGAAATATCCCAAAAACTGCTGAAACAGGTTGTTGACATCTGTCAACTCGAGAGTTTTGTCGGCAAAGCTAAGTTGATTTTTCTGTAGCTGAAATCCCCGTCTGTTGAGGAAGTCATTAGCAACGTGGCGCAGAACTTCATTTAATGTTGCCCAAAGTTCCATTTCCGCTGCCGTAAACGGGGCCGTTGTTTTTGACCGCAGATGATCTGCCAGCAAATGGCGAAAATAGGTGCGTTGCGGTCGGGGGGCTTGTGAAAATTGTGGCGTCAGCTGCGCTTCATCCCACGCTTTTCGTCCGCACTGAAGGCCAAGGGGATAGTATTTTTGTAAGAAATCAGCTTCCATGTTTCACCGCTGCGTTGATATCTGCCCGGCGTAGAAAATCAGCCGCTTCTTCTGGTGCCGTTGGGTTGATATGAAATCCTGAACCCCATTCAAAGCCGGTCATTCTGGTCAATTTCGGAGCCAGCTCAATATGCCAATGGTAGCTGAAGGGTAACATCGCCCAATAATCAGGTCTGCCCCAGCGAGAATGCACCGGGGGGGCGCTGTGAAGAATTAAAGAGTAGGGCGGATCTCTTAAAACGGTTCTGATCCGTTGTAGAGCATCGCGTAAAACGGACGCCAGTAATTTTAACTGTTGGTCTGTTTGAGCGGCAAAATCATGCTTATGCTCTACCGGGGTAATCATTAATTCAAAGGGAAAGCGCGAGGCATAAGGGGCATAAACAAGAAAGGTCCCGTCGTCATTGACAATGCGTTCTTTTTGTTTTCGTTCCTGCCTGATCAAATCACAGACCAGACACCGTTCTTTGCGCTGGAAATGCTCACGGCAGGAATTCAGTTCTGTTGCCACCAGTGGTGGTATCAGTGGAACGGCAATGAGCTGAGAATGAGAATGGCGAATATGGGTAGCCGTTCCAACCCGGCAGTTTTTGAAAATAAAGATATAGCGAAAGCGGCTATCATTACGCAGATCCAGCATCCGTGCCCGGTAGGCTTTCAGAACTTCAGTAATCTGTTCAAGACTTAAGTCTGCCAGTTGGGTTTCATGATCAGGCGTTTCAATAATAAGTTCGTGGGCACCAATGCCGTTCATGCGGTCATAAAGTCCTTCCGCCCGATTATCCAGCTCTCCTTCGATTCCAAGAGCGGGG
This window encodes:
- a CDS encoding DUF4931 domain-containing protein, whose product is MSELRWDPLKDNWTIMSLGQGRRPQDFWQQHEIPSADFCPFCPGNESKTPAEIYSHRPGGSPRNHPGWQVRVIPNKIPALGIEGELDNRAEGLYDRMNGIGAHELIIETPDHETQLADLSLEQITEVLKAYRARMLDLRNDSRFRYIFIFKNCRVGTATHIRHSHSQLIAVPLIPPLVATELNSCREHFQRKERCLVCDLIRQERKQKERIVNDDGTFLVYAPYASRFPFELMITPVEHKHDFAAQTDQQLKLLASVLRDALQRIRTVLRDPPYSLILHSAPPVHSRWGRPDYWAMLPFSYHWHIELAPKLTRMTGFEWGSGFHINPTAPEEAADFLRRADINAAVKHGS